In a genomic window of Prochlorococcus marinus subsp. marinus str. CCMP1375:
- a CDS encoding HEAT repeat domain-containing protein, giving the protein MKEDSKQNSLNDKTILSQEEASNLAEELKQTLKEGFRPEKDEKLIKKLIAGLGDNRGMLRRTFSESLGAIGPASIPELREALLKSPNVTTRRAAAKTLKLVGDPSALPDLLEALINDKDPVVQGSSAGAIAIFGEHAIEYFVRVLERPNSSEMQCGLARWGLSFIGAKGANSLKEAALSKNPKVRASCIAALGEQTQTLCDLQAKNIITNALNDVSIEVQIEAIRLIGALNEEDWDLDLLASKLSHINPQVRKQTALSLMRLKASNQIERLRNSLLNEDDAEVINILELSIKVIKRNT; this is encoded by the coding sequence TTGAAAGAAGACTCTAAGCAAAACTCATTGAATGACAAGACTATTCTAAGTCAAGAAGAGGCTTCAAATTTAGCTGAGGAACTAAAACAAACTCTAAAAGAAGGTTTTAGACCAGAAAAAGATGAAAAGCTAATTAAAAAACTTATTGCTGGACTTGGAGATAATAGAGGAATGCTAAGAAGGACTTTTTCAGAAAGTCTAGGCGCAATTGGGCCAGCATCTATACCTGAATTACGCGAGGCACTCTTAAAAAGTCCAAATGTCACCACAAGAAGAGCTGCTGCAAAAACATTAAAACTTGTCGGAGACCCATCTGCTTTACCTGATCTTTTAGAAGCCCTGATCAATGATAAAGATCCCGTTGTTCAAGGCTCTTCTGCGGGTGCGATTGCAATATTTGGCGAACATGCGATTGAATATTTTGTTAGGGTTCTAGAGAGGCCAAATAGCTCGGAGATGCAATGTGGTCTAGCACGATGGGGCCTTTCTTTTATAGGAGCAAAAGGGGCCAACTCTCTAAAAGAAGCAGCATTATCAAAAAATCCAAAAGTTCGAGCATCCTGCATTGCCGCTCTAGGGGAACAAACGCAAACATTGTGTGACTTACAGGCAAAAAATATTATTACTAATGCTCTAAATGACGTTTCAATTGAGGTGCAAATTGAAGCCATTAGATTAATAGGAGCACTTAACGAAGAAGATTGGGACCTAGACCTATTAGCCTCAAAATTAAGTCATATAAACCCACAGGTAAGAAAGCAGACAGCATTATCTTTAATGCGACTAAAAGCAAGCAATCAAATAGAAAGATTAAGGAACTCTCTATTAAATGAAGATGATGCCGAAGTTATTAATATTCTTGAATTAAGTATAAAAGTAATCAAAAGGAATACATAG
- a CDS encoding chromophore lyase CpcT/CpeT, which produces MSFKESQSKVLFAKILCGKYSNKDQAYHQPKLYAYMNIYFRPLPWNLFRGIGIYSEQSYDYSPWSPYRQAVHRLIVKENYFILENYKIINAIRIAGAGFNLKLLDEIKKENLSIRKSCEMHFQKTEEGNYRGSLKKDEKFLIERGGIQTYLVSNVEFNKYNFNSTDQGLDIQTDSIVWGAKNGPLKFKKIFEEAK; this is translated from the coding sequence ATGAGCTTTAAAGAAAGTCAATCAAAAGTACTTTTTGCCAAAATATTATGTGGAAAATATAGTAATAAGGATCAGGCATATCATCAGCCAAAATTATATGCCTATATGAATATATACTTTAGGCCTTTACCCTGGAATTTATTTAGAGGAATAGGTATTTATTCTGAACAAAGCTATGATTATTCACCTTGGTCACCATACAGGCAAGCGGTACATAGATTAATAGTTAAAGAAAATTACTTTATACTAGAGAACTATAAAATAATAAATGCAATAAGAATTGCTGGAGCTGGCTTTAATTTAAAGCTATTAGATGAAATCAAAAAAGAAAATCTATCTATAAGAAAAAGTTGTGAAATGCATTTCCAGAAAACTGAAGAAGGAAATTATAGAGGCAGTCTGAAGAAAGATGAAAAATTTTTAATTGAAAGAGGAGGGATACAAACTTATCTTGTTAGCAACGTTGAATTTAATAAATATAATTTCAATAGTACTGACCAAGGACTAGATATCCAAACAGACTCAATAGTATGGGGAGCCAAAAATGGACCTTTAAAGTTTAAGAAAATATTCGAAGAAGCCAAATAA
- a CDS encoding PucC family protein, with product MLNRIMITELAFPAILVGGGLAFEQLVAPSRVLFGNISDSWPIKGRKRTPYIYLGSAAFCFLAVLSIPIIFLTEKALAQGSFAAISASVICLCSLFALYGLAISMSTTPYLALVIDLTDEKERPKAVGIIWCMLTIGIIVGAIAISITTKSLDGITDPALLQPTLQQFMLRVSTIIFIISIISCWGIEPKSKSLTKGSNKHRQEIGLKSAWSLIRSSKQIFIFFAFLIFYTLGLFLQDPILESFGGEVFNLPISQTTLLNAFWGIGTLIGLLIGGLLIIPSIGKFSAAKLGCWLIAISLGLLVISGALENSNLLFLVLFIFGVAAGIATNSALSLMLDLTLPEVAGTFVGVWGLAQALSRAMGKLIGGGLLDLGRIIGGNDNSLFAFSFVFSIEIIIIIISIFILNKVSISKFKNETSAKMSEILMSDLDN from the coding sequence ATGCTTAATAGAATAATGATCACAGAACTTGCTTTCCCAGCAATACTTGTTGGAGGAGGGCTTGCTTTTGAACAATTAGTTGCACCCTCAAGAGTGCTCTTTGGCAATATCTCTGATAGTTGGCCAATTAAAGGTAGAAAAAGAACCCCTTATATATATCTAGGTTCTGCAGCCTTTTGTTTCTTAGCTGTTTTATCAATACCAATAATTTTCTTAACTGAGAAGGCTTTAGCACAAGGATCTTTCGCTGCAATATCAGCAAGTGTGATTTGCTTATGTTCATTATTTGCCCTTTACGGCTTGGCCATATCAATGTCAACTACGCCTTATTTAGCATTAGTTATTGATCTTACAGATGAGAAAGAAAGGCCTAAAGCCGTCGGCATTATTTGGTGCATGCTAACTATCGGTATTATTGTTGGGGCTATCGCAATTTCAATTACAACTAAAAGCTTAGATGGCATAACTGACCCTGCATTACTCCAACCAACACTTCAACAGTTCATGCTTAGAGTTAGTACAATAATTTTTATAATTTCGATAATTTCTTGTTGGGGAATAGAACCAAAAAGCAAATCCCTAACTAAAGGCAGCAATAAACATCGGCAAGAGATTGGTTTAAAGTCAGCATGGTCCTTGATTAGATCTAGCAAGCAAATTTTTATTTTCTTTGCTTTTCTTATTTTTTATACTTTAGGCCTTTTCCTTCAAGATCCTATTTTGGAAAGTTTTGGAGGGGAAGTATTTAACTTACCCATTTCACAAACAACCTTACTTAATGCTTTTTGGGGCATAGGAACATTGATTGGGTTATTAATAGGCGGTCTGTTAATTATTCCAAGTATAGGAAAATTTTCTGCCGCAAAACTTGGTTGTTGGCTAATAGCAATTTCGCTTGGACTATTAGTCATTAGTGGAGCATTGGAAAATAGCAATTTACTTTTTCTCGTTCTATTTATATTTGGCGTTGCTGCAGGGATAGCTACCAATAGTGCCTTATCATTAATGCTTGATCTTACACTTCCTGAAGTTGCTGGAACTTTCGTAGGGGTATGGGGGCTAGCTCAAGCTTTGTCAAGAGCAATGGGTAAATTAATTGGTGGTGGATTGTTAGACTTAGGAAGAATTATAGGGGGGAACGATAACTCTCTATTTGCATTTTCTTTTGTATTCTCAATAGAAATAATCATAATTATAATCTCTATATTTATACTTAATAAAGTGAGTATAAGTAAATTCAAGAATGAAACATCTGCTAAAATGAGCGAGATCCTAATGTCTGACCTAGACAATTGA
- the metK gene encoding methionine adenosyltransferase: MPSFVFTSESVTEGHPDKICDQVSDAILDALLDQDPNSRVACETVVNTGLCLITGEVTSKAKVDFINLVREVIKEIGYFGAKAGGFDSNSCSVLVALDQQSPDIAQGVDEADDHSGNPFDQVGAGDQGIMFGFACDETPELMPLPISLAHRLSRRLAKVRHDGTLKYLLPDGKTQVSVLYENNKPTAIDTILISTQHTAEVEGITSEKGIREQISKDLWELVVKPATEDLPIKPIQEKTRFLVNPTGKFVVGGPQGDAGLTGRKIIVDTYGGYARHGGGAFSGKDPTKVDRSAAYAARFVAKSLVAAGLASRVEVQLSYAIGVANPVSILVEAFGSGKMSNEALTELVTENFDLRPGAIIEQFGLRSLPNQRQGRFYRDVAAYGHFGRPDLNLPWEDVQDKAKELIESQK, encoded by the coding sequence GTGCCTAGCTTTGTTTTCACTTCTGAATCTGTTACAGAAGGTCACCCTGACAAAATTTGCGACCAAGTTAGTGATGCAATCTTAGATGCTCTCTTAGATCAAGACCCAAACAGCAGAGTTGCATGTGAGACTGTTGTAAATACGGGGCTATGTCTAATTACTGGGGAAGTGACTTCCAAAGCAAAAGTTGATTTCATAAATCTAGTAAGGGAAGTAATTAAAGAAATTGGATACTTTGGAGCAAAAGCTGGGGGATTTGATTCAAATAGCTGTTCAGTTCTTGTAGCTTTAGATCAACAATCTCCAGATATTGCTCAAGGTGTTGATGAAGCTGATGATCACAGCGGAAATCCGTTTGACCAAGTGGGGGCTGGCGATCAGGGCATAATGTTTGGATTCGCCTGTGATGAAACTCCAGAATTAATGCCATTGCCAATAAGCTTGGCTCATAGACTCTCTAGAAGACTCGCAAAAGTTAGGCATGATGGCACTCTGAAATATCTTCTACCAGATGGGAAAACTCAAGTCAGTGTCTTATATGAGAACAATAAGCCAACTGCCATTGATACGATATTAATATCCACTCAACACACAGCAGAAGTAGAAGGCATTACCTCAGAAAAAGGAATAAGAGAACAAATTAGTAAGGACTTGTGGGAATTAGTAGTCAAACCAGCAACCGAAGACCTTCCTATTAAACCAATACAAGAAAAAACACGCTTTTTAGTTAACCCAACTGGAAAATTTGTTGTTGGCGGGCCACAAGGAGATGCAGGGCTAACTGGGCGAAAGATAATTGTTGACACTTACGGCGGTTATGCAAGACATGGTGGTGGAGCTTTTTCTGGAAAAGATCCGACAAAAGTAGATAGGTCTGCAGCATATGCTGCAAGATTTGTAGCAAAAAGTCTTGTAGCTGCAGGCTTAGCTAGTCGTGTTGAAGTTCAGCTTAGTTATGCAATAGGAGTAGCCAATCCAGTTTCTATTTTGGTCGAAGCTTTTGGAAGTGGGAAAATGTCAAACGAAGCACTTACAGAATTGGTTACCGAAAATTTCGATCTACGTCCTGGTGCAATTATTGAACAATTTGGGCTTAGATCATTACCCAATCAAAGGCAAGGACGTTTTTATAGGGATGTAGCTGCTTACGGTCATTTCGGCAGGCCCGACCTTAATCTTCCTTGGGAAGATGTTCAAGACAAAGCAAAAGAATTAATTGAATCTCAAAAGTAA
- a CDS encoding phycobilisome rod-core linker polypeptide: protein MKTSKADFISRHSLEVKLSDISKRESFSYGKTRVSGSKQTTYIMHSRSVYMPGQEKLFTSNYPANPNQVIDKEMIQLRNIYKRKNYINSKQPIGSKTIHRSQDAFTYKRFAPISDEALEIAVVAAYKQIFGNLNPMESERPKELERRLRNGDIPIREFIRSLAKSEFYSRHFIERVSQIRSVELRFMHLLGRPLKDESELINNINFIREKGFESHIDSLMNSLEYEEHFGEDIVPFQRHWNSPCGSTTSSFIKTALFRKGFASSDNVIYK from the coding sequence ATGAAGACTAGCAAAGCAGACTTTATTTCTAGACATTCCCTAGAAGTTAAACTTTCTGATATATCGAAAAGAGAATCATTTAGCTACGGCAAAACACGCGTTTCTGGTAGCAAGCAAACAACTTATATAATGCACTCTAGAAGCGTTTATATGCCCGGCCAGGAAAAACTTTTTACCAGCAATTATCCTGCAAACCCTAATCAAGTAATCGACAAAGAAATGATTCAGCTAAGAAATATTTATAAGCGAAAGAATTATATAAACTCAAAGCAACCTATTGGCTCCAAAACAATTCATAGATCTCAAGATGCATTTACTTATAAGAGGTTTGCCCCTATCAGTGATGAAGCACTTGAGATTGCTGTTGTAGCAGCATATAAACAAATCTTTGGCAACTTAAATCCAATGGAAAGCGAACGTCCTAAAGAATTAGAAAGAAGATTAAGAAATGGGGACATCCCAATTAGAGAATTTATTCGATCACTTGCTAAGTCAGAATTTTATAGTCGTCATTTTATTGAAAGAGTAAGTCAAATAAGATCTGTCGAGCTTAGATTTATGCATCTATTAGGGCGACCACTTAAGGATGAGTCAGAACTAATCAATAATATAAATTTTATAAGAGAAAAAGGCTTTGAATCTCATATTGATTCCTTAATGAATTCTTTAGAGTATGAAGAACACTTTGGAGAAGACATAGTGCCATTTCAAAGGCACTGGAATTCACCCTGTGGCAGTACAACATCAAGCTTTATAAAGACAGCTTTATTCAGAAAAGGTTTTGCTTCCAGTGATAACGTAATTTATAAGTAG
- a CDS encoding HEAT repeat domain-containing protein, which translates to MSFGAFDTLPKLSQKDALHILKTPIDELKLSSDYYKAVFHLAKYPSRETEEALMDLLISESMDNSILIAKRKAIEVLGRLGCKKAITIIGNNLKSKDPYLVENAAWALQELSCADAKLHNLIGCLLEQSHQNQRVLIQSLAKMGAISELPKIKQLLVKDEISSGVKGAAIAAISRLTGESNNLDILRSNLDLDNQNDRQSAVQDIIDAKEYSLLELVLQTPVSPYFRIRSIELLWDKTVDHLFEFNLTKSLDLLLLDDPKNIRILNHYQSKTNSNFLVKELFSTDFRKCYLALSSLLKIPKEEIWTTIKDYLQEFKKDYGALYFLMIILRKINDSGDKNNKISIELLNHCLDDSWPKFMKFKAQAILASVDIDKNIFYDNYENWLNEEKTPYWVCRYATLMCIQRLIDKENQIKFKDALLRIKVDSNKFVRLKVNDLLI; encoded by the coding sequence ATGAGTTTCGGTGCTTTTGATACTCTCCCTAAATTAAGTCAGAAAGATGCTTTGCATATTTTAAAAACTCCTATAGATGAATTAAAGCTCTCTAGCGATTATTACAAGGCAGTTTTTCATCTTGCTAAATACCCTTCTCGAGAAACCGAAGAAGCCCTGATGGATTTACTTATTTCGGAATCTATGGATAACTCTATTTTGATAGCCAAGAGAAAGGCTATAGAGGTCCTGGGAAGACTTGGCTGTAAAAAAGCAATCACAATTATAGGAAATAATCTTAAAAGCAAAGACCCTTATCTTGTTGAAAACGCAGCTTGGGCTTTGCAAGAGCTGTCATGTGCAGATGCAAAGTTGCATAATTTGATTGGCTGTTTATTAGAACAGTCTCATCAAAATCAAAGAGTACTCATACAGAGTTTAGCTAAAATGGGAGCAATCTCAGAATTGCCAAAAATAAAACAGTTGCTTGTTAAGGATGAGATATCTTCAGGAGTTAAAGGAGCTGCTATAGCGGCGATTTCAAGATTAACAGGTGAATCTAATAATCTAGATATTTTAAGAAGTAACCTAGATTTAGATAATCAGAATGATAGACAATCTGCAGTTCAGGATATTATTGATGCAAAAGAATATTCATTATTAGAATTAGTACTTCAAACTCCAGTATCGCCATACTTTAGGATTAGATCTATTGAACTATTATGGGATAAGACTGTAGATCACTTGTTTGAATTTAATCTCACTAAATCACTAGATTTGCTTTTATTAGATGACCCAAAAAATATAAGAATTCTAAATCATTATCAATCAAAAACTAACTCTAATTTCTTAGTGAAAGAATTATTTTCTACAGACTTTAGGAAGTGCTATCTAGCATTAAGCTCACTTCTGAAGATCCCTAAGGAAGAAATTTGGACGACTATAAAGGATTATTTGCAAGAGTTTAAGAAAGATTACGGAGCACTTTACTTCCTTATGATCATTCTTCGTAAAATTAATGATTCTGGGGATAAAAATAATAAAATATCTATTGAACTTCTGAATCATTGCTTAGATGATAGTTGGCCTAAATTTATGAAATTCAAGGCGCAAGCAATTTTAGCATCGGTAGATATTGATAAGAATATTTTCTATGATAATTATGAAAATTGGTTGAATGAAGAAAAGACACCTTATTGGGTATGTAGATACGCCACTTTAATGTGTATTCAAAGATTAATTGATAAGGAGAATCAAATTAAATTTAAAGATGCTTTATTAAGAATTAAGGTTGATAGTAATAAATTTGTTAGATTAAAAGTCAATGATTTATTGATATAA
- a CDS encoding FGGY-family carbohydrate kinase: MTIKSSLVLGIDLGTSGVRIAVVNQNNKLIHLASCEYFEDLRLCKDWQQCCKNLIEKIPVEIKDNLIACAVDGTSGTLMGCNYSGEPLGEALPYFVQFNEKLKNTFDPQHTSIGRALHLIKKHGKEILLRHQADWINGWLLDNWTWGEEGNNLRLGWNQLDNSWPKQLKDISWFNALPKIVSSGSVLGKISPTRAKELCLPKKLKIIAGTTDSNAAVLATEASYEEGISVLGSTIVIKRFTQKPLEGVGISNHRLYGKWLTGGASNAGCTVLKRFFSDKDLAELSRQIDPETNSGLELLPLPFKGERFPVNDSNLNPILEPRPVSDSLYLQALLEGLSRIEAMGWQKLANLEFRDPPEKIITIGGGARNPQWRRIRERIIGIPIKTCSRTPAEGVALLALKAMRRNP, encoded by the coding sequence ATGACAATAAAATCATCATTAGTGCTAGGGATCGACCTTGGCACAAGTGGTGTACGTATTGCTGTAGTTAATCAAAATAATAAGCTTATTCACTTAGCTTCCTGCGAATACTTTGAGGATTTAAGACTTTGCAAAGACTGGCAACAATGTTGCAAAAATCTTATTGAAAAGATCCCTGTTGAAATCAAAGATAATCTAATTGCATGTGCTGTAGATGGAACTTCAGGCACTTTAATGGGATGCAATTACAGCGGGGAGCCTCTAGGGGAAGCATTGCCTTATTTTGTGCAATTTAACGAGAAGCTAAAAAATACATTCGACCCTCAGCACACCAGTATTGGCAGAGCATTACATCTAATCAAAAAGCATGGTAAAGAAATTTTATTAAGGCATCAAGCAGACTGGATAAATGGATGGCTATTAGATAATTGGACGTGGGGAGAAGAAGGAAACAATCTTCGACTTGGCTGGAACCAATTAGATAATTCATGGCCAAAACAATTAAAGGATATTTCTTGGTTTAATGCTTTACCGAAAATTGTAAGCAGTGGAAGTGTTTTAGGAAAGATTTCCCCAACAAGAGCAAAGGAATTATGCCTTCCCAAAAAACTTAAGATAATTGCTGGAACAACTGATTCAAATGCTGCCGTATTAGCCACAGAAGCCTCGTATGAAGAAGGCATTAGTGTTCTAGGAAGCACCATCGTCATCAAACGTTTTACACAGAAGCCTCTAGAGGGTGTTGGCATTTCAAATCATCGCTTATATGGAAAATGGTTGACGGGAGGAGCCTCTAATGCTGGTTGCACTGTTCTTAAAAGATTCTTTAGTGATAAAGATTTAGCTGAATTAAGTAGACAAATTGATCCTGAAACAAATAGCGGACTAGAACTTCTTCCTTTACCTTTTAAAGGAGAACGATTCCCAGTAAATGATTCCAACTTAAATCCCATTCTTGAACCCAGACCAGTCAGTGATTCACTTTATCTTCAAGCTCTGCTAGAAGGTCTTTCTCGAATAGAAGCTATGGGATGGCAAAAACTCGCAAATCTAGAGTTCAGAGATCCGCCAGAAAAAATCATTACCATTGGAGGTGGTGCAAGAAATCCACAATGGAGAAGAATTAGAGAAAGAATAATTGGCATCCCAATTAAAACCTGCTCAAGAACACCTGCAGAAGGAGTTGCGCTTCTTGCCTTAAAAGCGATGCGCCGAAATCCCTAA
- a CDS encoding phycobiliprotein lyase, which yields MGIEEFVNKSEGEWNSMRSGHSLAFKQFEEVLSHISITLLQPDDTQIKDYLKESEYSKPQIISPFKIEWSGESNWKGSDSSNDLSGCSLLIPIPSSKQEGIILRSMGYTEKIDAISNYHFISDGTIVLSTVYEQTVAEERIWFISENVRCRSSVILSLESKAILQTSFASEIKRVHKPYRE from the coding sequence ATGGGGATTGAGGAGTTTGTCAACAAAAGTGAAGGCGAATGGAATTCAATGAGAAGCGGGCATTCACTCGCATTCAAACAATTCGAAGAAGTTTTAAGCCATATTTCTATAACTTTACTTCAACCAGATGACACTCAAATAAAAGATTATTTAAAGGAAAGTGAATACTCAAAGCCCCAAATCATATCTCCATTCAAAATAGAATGGTCTGGGGAGTCAAACTGGAAAGGTTCAGATTCGTCAAATGATCTAAGTGGCTGTAGTCTCTTAATCCCTATACCAAGTTCAAAACAAGAAGGAATTATTTTAAGGAGTATGGGCTATACAGAAAAAATAGATGCAATCTCTAACTATCATTTTATATCAGATGGAACCATTGTTTTATCTACTGTCTACGAACAAACAGTTGCTGAAGAACGAATTTGGTTTATTAGTGAAAATGTAAGATGTAGATCTTCCGTAATCCTTTCGTTAGAATCCAAGGCAATTTTGCAAACATCATTTGCATCGGAAATAAAAAGAGTGCATAAACCCTATAGAGAATGA
- a CDS encoding HAD family hydrolase, with translation MHQLLLRGEPISRVNGILFDKDGTLISSEERLLKLAKSRIKEAIKAYAKYTKSKNDIEYLLSKAYGITANGINPNGSMAIASKKDNLISTATIFSILGMSWSNSLQISHDIFQKATVKDTESNNNESKDNLLPGVQNLLKECNKKGIKLGVISNDTKDGIKQFLRNNNLEKKIPYFWSSEDYPPKPNPTSVKNLCKLMNLKVSECILIGDADTDLKMARSSGTSLALGYTAGWKNPPLLYEHHHLLNHWDELSFQ, from the coding sequence ATGCATCAACTCCTTCTTAGAGGGGAACCAATCAGCAGAGTTAATGGCATATTATTTGATAAGGATGGTACATTAATTAGCAGTGAAGAGCGTTTATTAAAGCTAGCAAAATCAAGAATTAAAGAAGCTATAAAAGCATATGCAAAATATACTAAATCCAAAAATGATATTGAGTATTTATTATCCAAAGCATATGGGATAACTGCAAATGGAATTAATCCCAATGGATCTATGGCAATAGCATCTAAAAAAGACAATCTAATATCAACAGCTACTATTTTTTCTATTCTTGGAATGAGCTGGTCAAATTCATTACAAATTTCACATGATATTTTTCAAAAAGCAACTGTTAAAGACACTGAATCTAATAACAATGAGTCAAAAGATAATCTTCTCCCTGGAGTCCAAAACCTTCTTAAAGAATGCAATAAGAAAGGAATAAAGTTAGGGGTTATTAGTAATGATACTAAAGATGGTATTAAGCAATTCCTGCGGAACAATAATCTTGAAAAAAAAATTCCTTATTTTTGGAGTTCTGAAGATTACCCACCAAAGCCCAACCCAACTTCAGTGAAAAACCTATGTAAGTTAATGAACTTAAAAGTTTCCGAATGTATCCTCATTGGAGATGCTGATACCGACCTAAAGATGGCTCGCAGCAGTGGAACTTCATTAGCTCTTGGCTACACTGCTGGATGGAAGAATCCACCTTTATTATATGAACATCATCATCTACTAAATCATTGGGATGAGTTAAGTTTCCAATAA
- a CDS encoding HEAT repeat domain-containing protein, with the protein MKRREEVPSLDSIFADLDHPNPNINQKACLDMKHFWPKESIARLINNLDHDNVELRRKSVKALACFETDVLREVIHLFISTKDNLLRISYLKVLVLIASKCSLTNFTEDVQKLLKSALVDESTEIVLMSISFLRQIGNESIPYLKKLCRDKNVLRAKSAVSALIEIPDSSLQQFLITIAQDSSLDDLIRDAAIQAMETNILD; encoded by the coding sequence ATGAAAAGAAGAGAGGAAGTTCCTAGCCTGGATAGTATTTTTGCCGATCTAGATCACCCGAACCCAAATATTAACCAAAAAGCATGTTTAGATATGAAACATTTTTGGCCTAAGGAATCTATTGCACGTTTAATTAATAATTTGGACCATGATAATGTTGAGCTTAGAAGAAAATCAGTAAAGGCACTTGCTTGTTTTGAAACAGATGTATTGAGGGAAGTAATACATTTATTTATTAGTACTAAAGATAATCTACTTAGAATAAGCTATTTAAAGGTATTAGTATTAATAGCATCTAAATGTAGCCTTACTAATTTTACTGAAGATGTACAGAAACTATTAAAATCAGCGCTTGTTGATGAATCTACTGAGATAGTCTTAATGTCTATTTCTTTTTTAAGACAAATTGGGAATGAATCAATTCCATACCTTAAAAAACTTTGCAGAGATAAAAATGTTCTACGAGCGAAATCAGCAGTTTCTGCATTAATAGAGATTCCCGATTCTTCTCTTCAGCAATTTCTTATCACAATAGCGCAAGATTCTTCATTAGATGATCTTATTAGGGATGCTGCAATACAAGCCATGGAAACTAATATCCTTGATTAG
- a CDS encoding bleomycin hydrolase, translating into MKSTVTTVIASADAAGRFPTISDIESVKGSFDRAKDRLEAAEKLSIHIDRFTSQALDYVYGTENYEQANKDKCSRDIHHYLRLINYCLVTGGTGPLDEWGIAGMREVIRIQLLPTAAYIEAFTYIRDNLDIPNDMGQQAGAEFKNLLDYLINALA; encoded by the coding sequence ATGAAATCAACAGTCACCACAGTTATAGCTTCAGCCGACGCTGCTGGCAGATTTCCTACAATTAGTGATATTGAATCTGTCAAGGGGTCTTTTGATAGGGCTAAAGATCGATTGGAAGCAGCAGAAAAGCTTTCTATTCATATAGATAGATTTACTTCACAGGCATTAGATTACGTATATGGCACTGAGAACTATGAGCAGGCTAATAAGGACAAGTGCTCTAGGGATATCCATCATTATTTGCGTTTGATAAACTATTGCCTGGTTACTGGAGGCACTGGGCCATTAGATGAATGGGGCATTGCTGGAATGCGAGAAGTGATTCGAATTCAACTCTTGCCTACAGCAGCTTATATAGAAGCATTTACCTATATTCGAGATAATTTAGATATACCTAATGATATGGGTCAGCAAGCTGGCGCTGAGTTTAAGAATCTTCTTGATTACCTTATTAATGCCTTGGCTTGA